The following are from one region of the Candidatus Dependentiae bacterium genome:
- a CDS encoding prolyl oligopeptidase family serine peptidase yields MIPILLVLAIFIASPVHTAAQHARSLLLTGIAPVVRTAGRSSMRVPYPMVQLRAKSALAASGLHLPVQTQTYGPRSQLQQSSFNRQMPMTSSYVVVGSSAYQNPAQGSQVLSPEAPSLLQKYQDQKLFPSYENFLLSPEESILDEVVQAEENKTSNENKKYSSMLVSKNKYIPEAFDELDDLQKKMVRSEENYQKYLERYKNLKDVDVKKIKYKVDGHEVEGFILLPKNTDAKKHPLVLYSRGGHRDYGKIDLMTVMDQMIYLAQNGYAVLASQYRGSIDKKVADEFGGKEVADNIKLLELAEEMDVIDMSNIFLVAFSRGSIMAYRTIQELKNRLPIKAYVGIGGASDVKSWVEENPRIVKPLLEDALGQNFTDNFIEESEKRSISEYPEIMDEIPMLLMHAGGQRDGQKFEDPIVPTNQSIKLDNLLTERKESGDRKAEHELILYPERAHVLNKYNDEVKEQILKFLAKYR; encoded by the coding sequence ATGATACCAATACTGCTTGTTTTAGCTATTTTCATAGCTTCTCCTGTACATACGGCTGCGCAGCATGCTAGATCATTATTATTGACTGGTATTGCGCCTGTAGTTCGCACAGCAGGGCGTTCATCTATGCGTGTTCCATATCCTATGGTTCAATTACGAGCAAAATCGGCTTTGGCTGCTTCAGGTCTTCATTTGCCGGTGCAAACGCAAACGTATGGACCTAGATCGCAGTTACAACAAAGTAGTTTTAATCGACAAATGCCTATGACCAGCTCATACGTAGTCGTAGGTTCATCTGCTTATCAAAACCCGGCTCAAGGTAGCCAAGTCCTTAGCCCGGAAGCGCCTAGTCTTTTGCAAAAATATCAAGATCAAAAATTATTTCCTTCTTATGAAAACTTTCTTTTAAGTCCTGAAGAGTCTATCTTAGATGAGGTTGTGCAAGCAGAAGAAAATAAAACATCTAATGAAAATAAAAAGTATTCTTCTATGTTGGTATCTAAAAATAAATATATTCCGGAAGCGTTTGACGAGCTTGATGATCTTCAAAAAAAAATGGTTAGATCTGAAGAGAATTATCAAAAATATCTTGAACGGTATAAAAATCTTAAAGATGTTGATGTGAAAAAAATAAAGTACAAAGTTGATGGTCATGAAGTTGAAGGTTTTATTTTATTGCCCAAAAATACAGATGCAAAAAAACATCCATTGGTTCTTTATAGTCGTGGTGGGCACAGAGATTATGGAAAAATAGATTTAATGACCGTTATGGATCAAATGATATATTTAGCCCAAAATGGTTATGCCGTACTAGCTTCACAATATCGTGGTTCTATTGATAAAAAAGTGGCAGATGAATTTGGTGGTAAAGAGGTTGCAGATAACATAAAGTTGTTAGAATTAGCAGAAGAAATGGACGTAATTGATATGTCAAATATTTTCTTAGTTGCATTTTCTAGAGGAAGCATTATGGCCTATCGTACCATTCAAGAATTAAAAAATCGTTTGCCAATAAAAGCTTATGTTGGCATTGGCGGAGCAAGTGATGTGAAATCTTGGGTTGAAGAGAATCCTCGGATTGTAAAGCCTTTATTGGAGGACGCGCTAGGACAAAATTTTACTGATAATTTTATTGAAGAGTCTGAAAAACGTTCTATTTCTGAGTATCCGGAGATAATGGATGAAATTCCAATGCTTCTCATGCATGCAGGAGGACAAAGGGATGGACAAAAATTTGAAGATCCTATTGTTCCGACAAATCAATCTATAAAATTAGATAATTTACTCACAGAAAGAAAAGAGAGTGGTGATAGAAAAGCTGAACATGAATTAATTTTATATCCTGAAAGAGCACATGTATTGAATAAATATAATGATGAAGTGAAGGAGCAAATATTAAAATTTTTGGCAAAATATCGGTAA
- a CDS encoding TolC family protein, with the protein MMLFITIILLGVLSGCSQPCHQFSTRKSFNKVKKTTRINLAPDTLLQEKSYYTLLAIEDTQVTTLSLQQAISLALKNNPGLQATFKDLGIAQADLVQAGLFTNPELSALFRFPHRQQDDMNIEIDAPLINLADMWHVPLAKQVAQDELEAITKDVLENILHVYAETKIAYYKCLFAQQAYDLVLQTIETVQKMFDWIKYRYEFGYETELDIKRAQIKLKNWQSTSFAYHAQLHNAFTHLTTLIGTDISPEPFTLTDELETEKHKIQPLPKFEQLALCNRPEIQMQEMKVKKAYHNISLQRALALKDVRVGVSYKLDFEKQQGTGPSLNMQIPFFDWNQAQIQRAKVEAEMQDKIFLQTKRNVISEVQMHYRSYLAGLEEIALHDEALKIYQEAIAFAEQYADKMMYSRTVIFQTTIDFLEERIAYMEKHFEAHKNFTMLEKAIGKQI; encoded by the coding sequence ATGATGCTGTTTATCACCATTATACTATTAGGGGTACTATCCGGTTGCAGTCAACCATGCCATCAATTCAGCACACGAAAATCATTCAATAAAGTAAAAAAAACAACCCGTATCAATTTAGCACCTGATACGTTATTACAAGAAAAATCTTATTACACCCTTTTGGCAATTGAAGATACACAAGTGACCACATTATCACTACAACAAGCGATTTCATTGGCGCTCAAAAATAATCCGGGACTGCAAGCAACATTCAAAGATTTAGGCATTGCACAAGCGGATTTGGTACAAGCAGGTTTATTTACCAATCCTGAACTGTCAGCTCTCTTCCGATTTCCTCATCGCCAACAAGATGATATGAATATCGAAATTGATGCACCATTAATTAATCTTGCAGATATGTGGCATGTGCCGCTTGCCAAACAAGTTGCCCAAGATGAACTTGAAGCAATAACCAAAGATGTTTTAGAAAATATACTACATGTTTACGCTGAAACAAAAATCGCCTATTACAAATGCCTGTTTGCACAACAAGCATATGATCTCGTATTGCAGACCATAGAGACCGTTCAAAAAATGTTCGACTGGATCAAATATCGCTATGAATTCGGTTATGAAACTGAACTTGATATAAAACGCGCACAGATAAAACTGAAAAATTGGCAATCAACCAGTTTTGCATATCATGCACAATTGCATAATGCATTTACCCATTTAACCACATTAATCGGCACCGATATCAGCCCTGAACCATTCACCTTAACTGATGAATTGGAAACTGAAAAACATAAAATCCAACCATTGCCTAAATTTGAACAACTTGCATTATGCAATCGCCCCGAAATCCAAATGCAAGAGATGAAAGTCAAAAAAGCCTATCACAACATTTCTTTGCAACGTGCATTGGCACTCAAAGATGTACGCGTTGGCGTCAGTTATAAATTAGACTTTGAAAAACAACAGGGTACCGGCCCAAGTTTGAATATGCAAATTCCATTTTTCGACTGGAATCAAGCACAAATTCAACGTGCAAAAGTGGAAGCTGAAATGCAGGATAAGATATTCTTGCAAACAAAACGTAATGTGATTTCTGAAGTGCAAATGCACTATCGCTCATATCTTGCAGGGCTTGAAGAGATTGCACTGCATGACGAGGCATTGAAAATCTACCAAGAAGCAATCGCATTTGCAGAACAATATGCAGATAAAATGATGTATTCTCGCACAGTAATTTTCCAAACCACTATCGATTTTCTTGAAGAACGCATCGCCTACATGGAAAAACATTTTGAAGCACACAAAAACTTCACCATGCTCGAAAAAGCCATAGGCAAACAGATTTGA
- a CDS encoding leucine-rich repeat domain-containing protein produces the protein MNVKTRIVVIISLFTLVIAAFFFLGMDREDGSEQLITLKSSDGVKVVLPRKVAEQSKTIKTIIDGFQEGQPPEISFRYISGETLQQITDDMNQLYNTTKSRKILQQRVNIRSLEKLFALLSAADFLDTHDLLLMYAGAVGDYLISQEDPKEFYQLYKDKLSQNIWDEIAKYVYKVGGIPLPIQSIYEGLNRGYSFRINTMPYGVGYSLVLDDLGLNSLHGLNLIRDVAFTTYLFVKNNNIKNIDMRWFKGLSELVRLELKNNNIETFQTDRAKVIPRVRYLDLRDNNITDLPIELFDIFPRLEEIILTNNPITNERIAEIQQKLKAQGKDIEIVKHRRRDVSAALAAAGYED, from the coding sequence ATGAATGTTAAAACACGCATTGTTGTTATTATTTCTCTTTTTACATTGGTAATTGCAGCATTTTTTTTCTTGGGCATGGATCGTGAAGATGGATCAGAGCAATTAATTACACTAAAAAGTAGTGATGGTGTTAAAGTTGTATTACCAAGAAAAGTTGCAGAACAATCTAAAACGATAAAAACTATTATTGATGGTTTTCAAGAAGGGCAACCACCCGAAATATCATTTCGCTATATTTCGGGTGAAACTTTGCAGCAAATTACAGATGATATGAATCAATTGTACAACACTACTAAATCAAGAAAAATATTGCAGCAAAGAGTTAATATAAGGTCTTTAGAGAAATTGTTTGCTTTGTTAAGCGCTGCAGATTTTTTAGATACTCATGATTTATTGCTTATGTATGCAGGTGCTGTTGGTGATTATTTAATCAGTCAGGAAGATCCGAAAGAGTTCTATCAGTTATATAAAGATAAATTATCACAAAATATTTGGGATGAAATTGCAAAATATGTATATAAAGTTGGCGGAATACCTTTACCAATACAATCCATATATGAAGGATTGAATCGTGGTTATAGTTTTAGAATAAACACAATGCCCTATGGTGTTGGATACAGTTTAGTCTTAGATGATTTAGGTTTGAATAGTTTGCATGGTTTAAATTTGATTAGAGACGTTGCATTTACTACATATCTTTTTGTTAAGAACAATAATATCAAAAATATAGATATGCGATGGTTTAAAGGCTTAAGTGAGCTTGTGCGGCTTGAATTAAAAAATAATAATATTGAAACATTTCAGACTGATAGAGCAAAAGTTATACCTCGAGTACGATATTTGGATTTAAGAGATAATAATATAACTGATTTGCCGATAGAGTTGTTTGATATATTTCCAAGGCTTGAAGAAATTATATTAACAAATAATCCAATTACTAATGAACGTATTGCAGAAATTCAGCAAAAGCTTAAGGCGCAAGGTAAAGATATTGAAATAGTTAAACATAGAAGACGGGATGTTTCTGCTGCATTAGCTGCTGCAGGATATGAAGACTAA
- a CDS encoding ABC transporter substrate-binding protein, with translation MLTSGVQASFTTLNEFSQYADAMPEYPANDIEDWHNPVYSSFHKQMLPSLVQKVGDFFGFSTYKVFPIETFKKLLDEVEEYRQKTYSRGRLIQKMTPLPDSSFIIWGELNGAFHSFVRCLQELQQQGVIDNELNIVQPVTYFVFNGDVVNKSPYIIETMTLILQLMKKNPKKIFYLKGDYEDKQQWMQAGLGRELTVRAREFSTEKVPFADTLRNFFGTLPLALYLIPPEQTDKEKKVVRISFFGPEVNELDESDFPFFFDLYSKPIISLLQKTRQETDVSAQVAAYIYAEDRSTKYTHSNGLAFISKDKQNTQWSVVSSPTASFRRLYQFFDDAFVVLKTKEQLSDWTLTLYHQDVRTFDGFKKERPFYLISGEQIPDKQQLEITQLQDELVKITKENNELKEGCVLVQQEQPKQEELKKQEVALMPKAISALQDGNLVIGSTMDLSKQFNMMTRRFIKGLNLPIDQLNKQGGLNGIKLQMIYLDDGYEAKPARANIKKLLNDFKTNVVLSSWGTPVLTGYLDLVKEKKVLSIFPYTGAFHSSELEYLVHLRTSYYDNGRILGEYIANILQNPDKKIAFFYQDDLWGKDLIKGAKESFIKSGINNFLEISFIPNSLDLEGSVPEIKNFSPDAIALFGTPRICQELLNKLGADFLQKKLLFGDTILTQKEFDEFIKEKGLSVIRVQVTPNPEAKNLEIVQDFRKYAEKNKVPIDTVSLEGYMNATVFIEILQKIDGPLSIEAFLKTIEGIKDYNFKGLNLNFNPNNRQLLHTVWMNTGSDDWKPVKVHYDEDSVISKKPDIVDEIAL, from the coding sequence ATGTTGACGTCTGGTGTACAAGCATCTTTTACAACACTGAATGAATTTTCACAGTATGCGGATGCGATGCCGGAGTATCCTGCAAATGATATAGAAGATTGGCATAATCCTGTATACAGTTCGTTTCATAAACAGATGCTGCCTTCATTAGTACAAAAAGTGGGGGATTTTTTTGGGTTTTCTACCTATAAAGTATTTCCTATTGAGACATTTAAGAAATTACTTGATGAGGTAGAGGAGTATCGCCAAAAAACCTATTCACGTGGAAGATTAATACAAAAAATGACGCCACTTCCTGACAGTTCATTTATTATTTGGGGTGAATTGAATGGAGCTTTTCATTCTTTTGTGCGGTGCTTGCAAGAGTTGCAACAACAAGGTGTCATCGATAATGAATTAAATATTGTGCAGCCGGTTACCTATTTTGTATTTAATGGTGATGTGGTTAACAAATCGCCGTATATCATTGAAACGATGACATTGATTTTACAGTTAATGAAAAAAAACCCAAAAAAGATTTTTTATCTTAAAGGGGACTATGAGGATAAACAACAATGGATGCAAGCAGGGCTTGGGCGTGAATTGACCGTACGAGCACGAGAATTTTCAACTGAAAAAGTTCCTTTTGCCGACACATTGCGTAATTTTTTTGGGACCTTGCCACTTGCATTATATCTCATTCCACCTGAGCAAACAGATAAAGAAAAAAAAGTTGTACGGATTTCATTTTTTGGTCCGGAAGTTAATGAACTTGATGAATCCGATTTTCCTTTCTTTTTTGATCTGTATTCCAAGCCGATAATATCTTTATTGCAAAAGACGCGCCAAGAAACTGATGTAAGTGCACAAGTTGCAGCATATATTTATGCAGAAGATCGTTCTACAAAATATACACATTCAAATGGTTTGGCTTTTATTAGTAAAGATAAACAGAATACACAGTGGTCAGTCGTTTCCAGCCCCACCGCAAGTTTTAGACGTTTATATCAATTTTTTGATGATGCATTTGTGGTACTAAAAACAAAAGAGCAACTTTCTGATTGGACATTGACTTTGTATCATCAAGATGTGCGCACTTTTGATGGTTTCAAAAAAGAACGTCCGTTTTATCTTATTTCCGGTGAGCAGATTCCTGATAAGCAGCAGCTTGAAATTACTCAGTTGCAAGATGAATTAGTAAAAATTACCAAAGAAAATAATGAACTCAAAGAAGGGTGTGTTCTTGTGCAGCAAGAGCAGCCAAAACAAGAGGAGCTTAAAAAACAGGAAGTTGCATTGATGCCAAAAGCAATCTCTGCTTTGCAAGATGGCAATTTAGTTATTGGAAGTACTATGGATTTATCAAAGCAATTTAATATGATGACAAGGCGGTTCATAAAAGGATTGAATTTGCCTATTGATCAACTGAATAAACAAGGCGGATTGAATGGCATTAAACTGCAGATGATTTATCTTGATGATGGTTATGAGGCAAAACCAGCCAGAGCTAATATAAAAAAATTACTAAATGATTTTAAGACTAATGTGGTATTGAGTTCGTGGGGGACTCCAGTTCTTACAGGATATTTAGATTTGGTAAAAGAAAAAAAAGTACTGAGTATTTTTCCGTATACCGGAGCTTTTCATTCGAGTGAGCTTGAATATTTGGTTCATTTACGAACTTCATATTATGATAATGGACGGATCCTTGGCGAATATATAGCTAATATATTACAAAATCCTGATAAAAAAATTGCATTTTTTTATCAGGATGATTTATGGGGGAAGGATTTAATAAAAGGCGCAAAAGAATCATTTATTAAATCTGGAATTAATAATTTTCTGGAAATATCATTTATTCCAAATTCTTTGGATTTAGAAGGAAGTGTTCCAGAGATAAAAAACTTTAGTCCTGATGCCATAGCATTGTTTGGTACTCCTCGAATTTGCCAAGAACTACTCAATAAATTAGGTGCTGATTTTTTACAGAAAAAATTGTTGTTTGGTGATACCATTCTTACTCAAAAAGAGTTTGATGAATTCATTAAAGAAAAGGGGTTAAGTGTGATACGAGTTCAGGTTACCCCAAATCCTGAAGCAAAAAATCTTGAAATAGTGCAAGATTTTAGAAAATATGCTGAAAAAAATAAAGTGCCGATAGATACGGTGAGTTTAGAAGGTTATATGAATGCTACAGTTTTTATAGAAATACTGCAAAAAATTGATGGGCCACTTTCAATTGAAGCTTTCTTAAAAACAATAGAAGGCATAAAAGACTATAATTTTAAAGGGTTAAATCTTAATTTTAATCCGAATAATAGACAGTTATTACATACGGTGTGGATGAACACAGGATCTGATGATTGGAAGCCGGTAAAAGTTCACTATGATGAAGATTCTGTTATAAGTAAAAAGCCCGATATAGTAGATGAAATTGCATTGTAA
- a CDS encoding copper oxidase — protein MIFNNKKIVILPLFFIHILNGMHTTNQHSSSNSSKEKPAAFDTHIKKNHMQQFTKKWKNPEIKLSLPPPLMGTQMGTVTTLGAKPLGYTLDGNVKVFHLIAQPIEKQLADGTATPSWKHLIPKENLEGFMMHHHNIKKNIKCWGFNGSMPGPTIECTEGDRIRVVVKNELPEPTSIHWHGILLPNDQDGAAPVTQKPIFPGQTFTYEFTLYQSGTYMYHSGFNIMKQDQMGVVGILVIHPKVPEHKIDRDYAILLQEWALPAGSDYINIATMDFNWFTFNGLSAPLIPHMFAKQGERIRIRLANISMNSHPIHIHGFVWEEVGTEGGPIAKSARRKGATINVPPGTTRDVEFIAWNPGLWRFHCHKIHHVVNAHVEVPMGLMAHGSMFTMLYVEPKDPKAPWQPPTNEEK, from the coding sequence ATGATTTTCAACAACAAAAAAATAGTAATATTACCCCTTTTTTTCATACACATACTCAATGGCATGCACACAACTAATCAACATTCTTCATCTAATAGTAGCAAAGAAAAACCGGCTGCATTTGATACACACATAAAAAAAAATCACATGCAACAATTTACAAAAAAATGGAAAAACCCTGAAATCAAACTTTCATTGCCACCACCATTAATGGGCACACAAATGGGAACGGTTACCACACTTGGAGCAAAACCACTTGGCTATACCTTAGATGGCAACGTAAAAGTTTTTCATCTTATTGCACAACCGATCGAAAAACAACTTGCCGATGGCACTGCAACACCTTCATGGAAACATTTGATTCCCAAAGAAAACCTTGAAGGTTTTATGATGCATCATCACAACATTAAAAAAAATATAAAATGTTGGGGCTTTAATGGCTCAATGCCCGGCCCGACAATTGAATGCACCGAAGGTGATCGCATTCGCGTTGTGGTAAAAAACGAACTGCCTGAACCAACCTCCATTCATTGGCATGGCATTTTGTTGCCCAATGATCAAGATGGCGCAGCACCCGTAACACAAAAACCTATTTTTCCCGGCCAAACATTCACCTACGAATTTACCTTATATCAATCGGGCACATACATGTATCATTCCGGCTTTAACATTATGAAACAAGATCAAATGGGTGTTGTTGGTATACTCGTTATTCATCCAAAAGTTCCTGAACACAAGATCGATCGTGATTACGCAATTTTACTACAAGAATGGGCGCTTCCTGCCGGTAGTGATTACATTAACATTGCAACAATGGATTTTAATTGGTTTACCTTTAATGGACTTTCTGCACCACTTATTCCACACATGTTTGCAAAACAAGGTGAACGCATTAGAATTCGTCTTGCAAATATCAGTATGAATAGTCATCCGATTCATATACATGGATTTGTGTGGGAAGAGGTTGGCACTGAAGGGGGCCCAATTGCAAAATCCGCACGGCGCAAAGGGGCAACCATAAATGTGCCACCTGGCACAACACGTGATGTTGAATTTATCGCATGGAATCCGGGATTATGGCGTTTCCATTGTCATAAAATTCATCATGTGGTCAATGCACACGTTGAAGTTCCGATGGGGTTAATGGCACACGGAAGTATGTTCACCATGCTATATGTTGAACCAAAAGATCCAAAAGCTCCGTGGCAACCACCAACTAATGAGGAAAAATAA
- a CDS encoding ATP-binding protein: MRSYKNIFYIFFLNILYTQNLICADYRLDLNKAPSNETVTLSEWYQGRKVLCLAYKDPRYPKYVDQKFAQKRKELENAGITTIEGEPMYVRLHRDYLKAKKLMRSGRNVDLNPEIKINLQRQLFADLPPALREDFLHHIHGEFDKVRSNVYLLHGPPGVGKSLSAKLCAILTQRPMIRSYPLSIPTEWKDSETENITSLLRPIVTSQDPWVIIFEFIENIKKSSEHELIAQLRKNKNKNVIIIGTTDDLAAISPALQRFFAKGIYEIPLPDFNSRKNIIELYLKEHKLDYPATLPSYIAKRTKGFAGKQLDLLIRKLYYLTHPHLKPTHNDALKSIQKYRAQVRNRGCLSGIGEYHLQEFLDSEYFYPTVTCTTIGALAIGAMLLLKTKESE, translated from the coding sequence ATGCGATCTTATAAAAATATTTTCTACATTTTTTTTCTAAACATTTTATATACACAAAACCTCATCTGCGCTGACTACAGATTAGATTTAAACAAAGCGCCAAGCAATGAAACCGTTACTTTAAGTGAATGGTATCAAGGAAGAAAAGTTCTTTGTTTAGCTTATAAGGATCCACGCTACCCTAAATACGTTGACCAAAAATTTGCTCAAAAAAGGAAAGAGTTAGAAAATGCCGGTATAACTACCATCGAAGGCGAACCGATGTACGTCCGATTGCACAGAGATTATTTAAAAGCAAAAAAACTCATGCGCAGTGGCAGAAATGTTGATCTTAACCCCGAAATAAAGATCAATCTCCAAAGGCAACTATTCGCCGATTTACCGCCTGCATTAAGAGAGGATTTTCTCCATCATATTCACGGTGAATTTGATAAAGTCCGTTCAAATGTTTATTTATTGCATGGTCCTCCCGGTGTTGGTAAATCATTATCTGCAAAGTTATGCGCTATACTCACTCAAAGACCAATGATAAGAAGTTATCCCCTATCTATTCCAACTGAATGGAAAGACTCTGAAACTGAAAACATTACATCATTACTTCGTCCTATCGTAACAAGCCAAGACCCTTGGGTTATTATATTCGAATTTATTGAAAATATTAAAAAATCATCTGAGCATGAACTGATTGCTCAATTGCGTAAAAACAAAAACAAAAATGTGATCATCATCGGCACGACAGATGACCTTGCTGCTATTTCTCCAGCACTTCAACGATTTTTTGCCAAAGGTATATATGAAATACCTCTTCCAGATTTCAACTCAAGAAAAAACATAATTGAACTTTACTTAAAAGAACACAAACTAGATTATCCAGCTACCTTACCAAGTTATATAGCAAAGCGAACCAAAGGATTTGCTGGCAAACAGTTAGACCTTTTAATAAGGAAACTTTACTACTTAACTCATCCCCACCTAAAACCAACACATAATGATGCCCTAAAAAGCATTCAAAAATATAGAGCACAAGTTCGAAATCGTGGTTGTTTGAGCGGTATCGGAGAATATCACTTACAAGAATTTTTAGATTCTGAATATTTTTATCCAACTGTTACATGCACTACAATTGGCGCTCTAGCTATTGGTGCGATGTTATTACTAAAAACAAAAGAATCGGAATAA
- a CDS encoding ISNCY family transposase, whose product MSRKEVDQITLFESIKKAEITQKKAAEFLGLTREQVCRKFKKYKQGGPETLAHRGRGRQSNRKISDLTLKKIKNLLMTTYKGFGPTFAAEKLLEYHSIKIDHETLRRLMIKWDIWYVRRKKKERHVWRERKHCFGEMLQVDGSYHKWFNDSYSTLLALIDDATGKVELMFADQETIQSLSEITKTYIKKHGIPRKLYTDRGKVFKVNIHNAKGKKKTQYERMCDELGIEFSHAYSPQAKGRVERLFGTLQDRLCKELSLQGIKTIEQANKFLKERYMSLHNERFGKKPYNNLDLHRPFSDYDLDSIFCIKEKRILNNDYTIRYNNRWFQLEKKQSVTLQSRATITVLRAFDGTIRLKFKDNKLLFKEIFKEKELPRQEKLIENTSDKRVYGHPPKKNHPWRSLGSLTKRIKKCDISIELKK is encoded by the coding sequence ATGAGTAGAAAGGAAGTAGACCAAATCACTCTGTTTGAATCTATAAAAAAAGCAGAAATAACGCAAAAAAAAGCTGCAGAGTTTTTAGGGTTAACTCGAGAGCAGGTATGTCGAAAATTCAAAAAATATAAACAAGGTGGCCCTGAAACGTTAGCCCATAGAGGGCGCGGTAGGCAGAGTAATCGAAAAATAAGTGATCTTACGCTTAAAAAAATTAAAAATTTACTGATGACTACTTATAAAGGATTTGGGCCAACATTTGCAGCAGAAAAGTTGTTAGAATACCATTCAATTAAAATTGATCATGAAACGTTACGTAGACTAATGATTAAATGGGATATTTGGTATGTTCGTAGAAAGAAAAAAGAGAGGCATGTGTGGCGTGAGCGCAAGCATTGCTTTGGAGAGATGTTACAAGTTGATGGATCATATCATAAATGGTTCAATGATTCTTACAGTACATTATTAGCTTTAATTGATGATGCAACAGGAAAGGTAGAATTAATGTTTGCAGACCAAGAAACAATACAAAGTTTATCTGAAATTACAAAGACCTATATAAAAAAACATGGCATACCAAGAAAACTTTATACTGACCGGGGTAAAGTGTTTAAAGTCAATATACATAATGCGAAAGGAAAGAAAAAAACTCAATATGAAAGAATGTGCGACGAATTAGGAATAGAGTTTTCTCATGCTTATAGTCCTCAAGCTAAAGGTCGAGTCGAAAGGCTTTTTGGTACTTTGCAAGATCGACTATGCAAAGAACTGTCATTACAAGGTATCAAAACAATTGAACAAGCAAATAAGTTCTTGAAAGAAAGATATATGAGTCTTCATAATGAACGTTTTGGGAAAAAGCCTTATAATAACCTTGATTTACACAGGCCTTTTAGTGATTATGATCTTGATTCTATCTTCTGCATCAAAGAAAAGCGTATATTAAATAATGATTACACGATCAGGTATAACAATCGATGGTTTCAACTTGAAAAAAAACAGTCAGTAACCTTACAATCAAGAGCTACTATTACAGTGTTAAGAGCATTTGATGGCACTATTCGATTGAAATTTAAAGATAACAAACTTTTATTTAAAGAAATATTTAAAGAAAAAGAATTGCCTCGACAAGAAAAACTTATTGAGAATACATCGGATAAACGTGTTTATGGGCATCCTCCTAAGAAAAATCATCCTTGGAGATCTTTAGGCTCTTTAACTAAAAGAATTAAGAAGTGTGACATTTCTATCGAGTTAAAAAAGTGA